From Hydrogenobacter sp., one genomic window encodes:
- a CDS encoding 6-carboxytetrahydropterin synthase → MPWIIVVKREFNSAHFLTDYHGSPEPLHGHTWKAEVHIKADSLDKGGMGFDFVQIDSFLKELLPDYKLLNDIFDFSPSAENIAKWLYHKVKERYPSLQKVVVWETQNCGAEYFE, encoded by the coding sequence ATGCCGTGGATAATTGTAGTAAAAAGGGAATTTAATTCTGCACACTTTTTGACCGATTACCATGGATCTCCTGAGCCTCTCCACGGACACACGTGGAAAGCAGAAGTTCATATAAAGGCTGACAGCTTAGACAAAGGGGGAATGGGTTTTGACTTTGTTCAAATAGACAGCTTTCTAAAAGAGCTACTTCCAGACTACAAGCTTCTCAACGATATTTTTGATTTTTCTCCGAGTGCCGAGAACATAGCTAAGTGGCTTTATCACAAGGTTAAAGAGAGGTACCCTTCGCTTCAAAAGGTAGTAGTCTGGGAGACACAAAACTGTGGTGCTGAGTACTTTGAATGA